One genomic region from Hirundo rustica isolate bHirRus1 chromosome 5, bHirRus1.pri.v3, whole genome shotgun sequence encodes:
- the RUFY3 gene encoding protein RUFY3 isoform X4, producing MANERMNLMNMAKLSIKGLIESALNLGRTLDSDYAPLQQFFVVMEHCLKHGLKAKKTFLGQNKSFWGPLELVEKLVPEAAEITASVKDLPGLKTPVGRGRAWLRLALMQKKLSEYMKALINRKDLLSEFYEPNALMMEEEGAIIAGLLVGLNVIDANFCMKGEDLDSQVGVIDFSMYLKDGNSTKGSEGDGQITAILDQKNYVEELNRHLSATVNNLQAKVDALEKSNTKLTEELAVANNRIITLQEEMERVKEESSYILESSRKATKDRTADGQALTEARKQLKEETQLRLDVEKELEAQIGMRQEMELAMKMLEKDVCEKQDALVALRQQLDDLRALKHELSFKLQSSDMGVKQKSELNSRLEEKTNQMAATIKQLEQRLRQAEKDRQLAQQDNRLFKQEFGDKINSLQLEVEELSRQRSHLELELRRERDRWSHSHQRSQESKKGPKNWLRQDGKLKIQEENPKLKQPLGENSVLPHRSASGRQEEQEQLSGPGHAEICQLCQEEDSRSQRKNICKNCGGIFCEACSVHELPLPSSINPERVCNPCHQRLIQQYSSSPL from the exons ATGGCTAACGAACGCATGAACCTGATGAACATGGCCAAGCTGAGCATCAAGGGGCTGATCGAGTCCGCGCTGAACCTGGGCCGCACGCTGGACTCGGACTATGCCCCCCTGCAGCAGTTCTTTGTGGTGATGGAGCACTGCCTCAAGCACGGCCTCAAAG CCAAAAAGACTTTTCTCGGACAAAACAAGTCATTTTGGGGACCTCTGGAATTAGTAGAAAAACTTGTTCCTGAGGCTGCAGAGATTACAGCAAGTGTTAAGGATCTCCCAGGGCTGAA GACACCTGTGGGCAGAGGAAGAGCTTGGCTTCGCTTGGCTCTGATGCAGAAGAAACTTTCAGAGTACATGAAAGCCTTGATTAACAGAAAGGATCTTCTCAG TGAATTTTACGAGCCCAATGCACTGATGATGGAAGAGGAAGGTGCCATCATTGCTGGCCTCCTCGTAGGTCTGAATGTCATCGATGCCAACTTCTGCATGAAGGGAGAGGACTTGGACTCCCAG gtcGGAGTTATCGATTTCTCCATGTATTTGAAAGACGGGAACAGCACGAAAGGCAGCGAGGG agATGGTCAGATAACTGCTATTTTGGACCAGAAGAACTATGTAGAAGAACTCAATAGACATCTAAG TGCTACAGTAAACAACCTGCAGGCCAAGGTGGATGCCTTGGAGAAATCCAACACAAAGCTGACCGAAGAG CTTGCAGTTGCCAACAACAGGATCATTACACTGCAGGAAGAGATGGAGCGGGTTAAGGAGGAAAGTTCCTACATCCTGGAGTCCAGTCGTAAG GCCACCAAAGACAGAACTGCTGACGGGCAGGCACTGACTGAGGCACGgaagcagctgaaggaggagaCTCAGCTGCGCCTG GACgtggagaaggagctggaggcgCAGATCGGGATGCGGCAGGAGATGGAGCTGGCCATGAAGATGCTGGAGAAGGATGTCTGTGAAAAACAGGATGCGCTGGTGGCACTCAGACAGCAGCTGGATGATCTCAGGGCTCTAAAGCATGAACTGTCTTTCAAGCTGCAG AGTTCAGACATGGGAGTGAAACAGAAGAGTGAATTAAACAGCCgcttggaagaaaaaacaaatcagatGGCTGCCACCATCAAACAGCTGGAACAAAG ATTGCGACAGGCAGAGAAGGACCGGCAGCTGGCCCAGCAGGACAACCGGCTCTTCAAGCAGGAGTTTGGGGACAAAATCAACAGCCTCCAGCTGGAAGTGGAAGAGCTCTCCAGGCAGCG GAGCCACCTAGAACTGGAGCTAAGGCGGGAAAGAGACAGATGGTCTCACAGTCACCAGCGCAgccaagaaagcaaaaaaggcCCAAAGAATTGGCTCAGACAG GATGGGAAGCTCAAAATCCAGGAAGAAAATCCTAAACTGAAGCAGCCGCTGGGAGAGAACAGTGTCCTGCCACACAG GTCAGCCAGCGGCAGGCAGGAAGAGCAG GAGCAGCTGTCGGGGCCTGGACACGCCGAgatctgccagctctgccaggaagAGGACAGCCGGAGCCAAAGAAAG AACATCTGCAAGAACTGTGGGGGCATCTTCTGTGAAGCCTGCTCGGTGCACGAGCTGCCCCTCCCGTCCAGCATCAACCCCGAGCGCGTCTGCAATCCCTGCCACCAGCGGCTCATCCAGCAGTATTCCAGCAGCCCTTTGTAG
- the RUFY3 gene encoding protein RUFY3 isoform X1, with protein sequence MSALTPQSDMPTPTTDKITQAAMETIYLCKFRVSMDGEWLCLRELDDISLTPDPEPTHEDSWEDLTDVVEQLRDDTEDPNYLMANERMNLMNMAKLSIKGLIESALNLGRTLDSDYAPLQQFFVVMEHCLKHGLKAKKTFLGQNKSFWGPLELVEKLVPEAAEITASVKDLPGLKTPVGRGRAWLRLALMQKKLSEYMKALINRKDLLSEFYEPNALMMEEEGAIIAGLLVGLNVIDANFCMKGEDLDSQVGVIDFSMYLKDGNSTKGSEGDGQITAILDQKNYVEELNRHLSATVNNLQAKVDALEKSNTKLTEELAVANNRIITLQEEMERVKEESSYILESSRKATKDRTADGQALTEARKQLKEETQLRLDVEKELEAQIGMRQEMELAMKMLEKDVCEKQDALVALRQQLDDLRALKHELSFKLQSSDMGVKQKSELNSRLEEKTNQMAATIKQLEQRLRQAEKDRQLAQQDNRLFKQEFGDKINSLQLEVEELSRQRSHLELELRRERDRWSHSHQRSQESKKGPKNWLRQDGKLKIQEENPKLKQPLGENSVLPHRSASGRQEEQEQLSGPGHAEICQLCQEEDSRSQRKNICKNCGGIFCEACSVHELPLPSSINPERVCNPCHQRLIQQYSSSPL encoded by the exons ATGTCTGCTCTGACGCCTCAAAGCGACATGCCAACCCCCACCACAGACAAGATCACTCAGGCTGCCATGGAGACCATCTATCTTTGCAAATTCCGCGTGTCGATGGATGGAGAGTGGCTGTGCTTGCGCGAGCTGGATGACATCTCGCTGACACCCGACCCCGAGCCTACCCACGAAG ACTCTTGGGAGGATTTGACAGATGTGGTGGAGCAATTGCGCGATGACACCGAAG ACCCGAATTACCTCATGGCTAACGAACGCATGAACCTGATGAACATGGCCAAGCTGAGCATCAAGGGGCTGATCGAGTCCGCGCTGAACCTGGGCCGCACGCTGGACTCGGACTATGCCCCCCTGCAGCAGTTCTTTGTGGTGATGGAGCACTGCCTCAAGCACGGCCTCAAAG CCAAAAAGACTTTTCTCGGACAAAACAAGTCATTTTGGGGACCTCTGGAATTAGTAGAAAAACTTGTTCCTGAGGCTGCAGAGATTACAGCAAGTGTTAAGGATCTCCCAGGGCTGAA GACACCTGTGGGCAGAGGAAGAGCTTGGCTTCGCTTGGCTCTGATGCAGAAGAAACTTTCAGAGTACATGAAAGCCTTGATTAACAGAAAGGATCTTCTCAG TGAATTTTACGAGCCCAATGCACTGATGATGGAAGAGGAAGGTGCCATCATTGCTGGCCTCCTCGTAGGTCTGAATGTCATCGATGCCAACTTCTGCATGAAGGGAGAGGACTTGGACTCCCAG gtcGGAGTTATCGATTTCTCCATGTATTTGAAAGACGGGAACAGCACGAAAGGCAGCGAGGG agATGGTCAGATAACTGCTATTTTGGACCAGAAGAACTATGTAGAAGAACTCAATAGACATCTAAG TGCTACAGTAAACAACCTGCAGGCCAAGGTGGATGCCTTGGAGAAATCCAACACAAAGCTGACCGAAGAG CTTGCAGTTGCCAACAACAGGATCATTACACTGCAGGAAGAGATGGAGCGGGTTAAGGAGGAAAGTTCCTACATCCTGGAGTCCAGTCGTAAG GCCACCAAAGACAGAACTGCTGACGGGCAGGCACTGACTGAGGCACGgaagcagctgaaggaggagaCTCAGCTGCGCCTG GACgtggagaaggagctggaggcgCAGATCGGGATGCGGCAGGAGATGGAGCTGGCCATGAAGATGCTGGAGAAGGATGTCTGTGAAAAACAGGATGCGCTGGTGGCACTCAGACAGCAGCTGGATGATCTCAGGGCTCTAAAGCATGAACTGTCTTTCAAGCTGCAG AGTTCAGACATGGGAGTGAAACAGAAGAGTGAATTAAACAGCCgcttggaagaaaaaacaaatcagatGGCTGCCACCATCAAACAGCTGGAACAAAG ATTGCGACAGGCAGAGAAGGACCGGCAGCTGGCCCAGCAGGACAACCGGCTCTTCAAGCAGGAGTTTGGGGACAAAATCAACAGCCTCCAGCTGGAAGTGGAAGAGCTCTCCAGGCAGCG GAGCCACCTAGAACTGGAGCTAAGGCGGGAAAGAGACAGATGGTCTCACAGTCACCAGCGCAgccaagaaagcaaaaaaggcCCAAAGAATTGGCTCAGACAG GATGGGAAGCTCAAAATCCAGGAAGAAAATCCTAAACTGAAGCAGCCGCTGGGAGAGAACAGTGTCCTGCCACACAG GTCAGCCAGCGGCAGGCAGGAAGAGCAG GAGCAGCTGTCGGGGCCTGGACACGCCGAgatctgccagctctgccaggaagAGGACAGCCGGAGCCAAAGAAAG AACATCTGCAAGAACTGTGGGGGCATCTTCTGTGAAGCCTGCTCGGTGCACGAGCTGCCCCTCCCGTCCAGCATCAACCCCGAGCGCGTCTGCAATCCCTGCCACCAGCGGCTCATCCAGCAGTATTCCAGCAGCCCTTTGTAG
- the RUFY3 gene encoding protein RUFY3 isoform X3, with the protein MSALTPQSDMPTPTTDKITQAAMETIYLCKFRVSMDGEWLCLRELDDISLTPDPEPTHEDPNYLMANERMNLMNMAKLSIKGLIESALNLGRTLDSDYAPLQQFFVVMEHCLKHGLKAKKTFLGQNKSFWGPLELVEKLVPEAAEITASVKDLPGLKTPVGRGRAWLRLALMQKKLSEYMKALINRKDLLSEFYEPNALMMEEEGAIIAGLLVGLNVIDANFCMKGEDLDSQVGVIDFSMYLKDGNSTKGSEGDGQITAILDQKNYVEELNRHLSATVNNLQAKVDALEKSNTKLTEELAVANNRIITLQEEMERVKEESSYILESSRKATKDRTADGQALTEARKQLKEETQLRLDVEKELEAQIGMRQEMELAMKMLEKDVCEKQDALVALRQQLDDLRALKHELSFKLQSSDMGVKQKSELNSRLEEKTNQMAATIKQLEQRLRQAEKDRQLAQQDNRLFKQEFGDKINSLQLEVEELSRQRSHLELELRRERDRWSHSHQRSQESKKGPKNWLRQDGKLKIQEENPKLKQPLGENSVLPHRSASGRQEEQEQLSGPGHAEICQLCQEEDSRSQRKNICKNCGGIFCEACSVHELPLPSSINPERVCNPCHQRLIQQYSSSPL; encoded by the exons ATGTCTGCTCTGACGCCTCAAAGCGACATGCCAACCCCCACCACAGACAAGATCACTCAGGCTGCCATGGAGACCATCTATCTTTGCAAATTCCGCGTGTCGATGGATGGAGAGTGGCTGTGCTTGCGCGAGCTGGATGACATCTCGCTGACACCCGACCCCGAGCCTACCCACGAAG ACCCGAATTACCTCATGGCTAACGAACGCATGAACCTGATGAACATGGCCAAGCTGAGCATCAAGGGGCTGATCGAGTCCGCGCTGAACCTGGGCCGCACGCTGGACTCGGACTATGCCCCCCTGCAGCAGTTCTTTGTGGTGATGGAGCACTGCCTCAAGCACGGCCTCAAAG CCAAAAAGACTTTTCTCGGACAAAACAAGTCATTTTGGGGACCTCTGGAATTAGTAGAAAAACTTGTTCCTGAGGCTGCAGAGATTACAGCAAGTGTTAAGGATCTCCCAGGGCTGAA GACACCTGTGGGCAGAGGAAGAGCTTGGCTTCGCTTGGCTCTGATGCAGAAGAAACTTTCAGAGTACATGAAAGCCTTGATTAACAGAAAGGATCTTCTCAG TGAATTTTACGAGCCCAATGCACTGATGATGGAAGAGGAAGGTGCCATCATTGCTGGCCTCCTCGTAGGTCTGAATGTCATCGATGCCAACTTCTGCATGAAGGGAGAGGACTTGGACTCCCAG gtcGGAGTTATCGATTTCTCCATGTATTTGAAAGACGGGAACAGCACGAAAGGCAGCGAGGG agATGGTCAGATAACTGCTATTTTGGACCAGAAGAACTATGTAGAAGAACTCAATAGACATCTAAG TGCTACAGTAAACAACCTGCAGGCCAAGGTGGATGCCTTGGAGAAATCCAACACAAAGCTGACCGAAGAG CTTGCAGTTGCCAACAACAGGATCATTACACTGCAGGAAGAGATGGAGCGGGTTAAGGAGGAAAGTTCCTACATCCTGGAGTCCAGTCGTAAG GCCACCAAAGACAGAACTGCTGACGGGCAGGCACTGACTGAGGCACGgaagcagctgaaggaggagaCTCAGCTGCGCCTG GACgtggagaaggagctggaggcgCAGATCGGGATGCGGCAGGAGATGGAGCTGGCCATGAAGATGCTGGAGAAGGATGTCTGTGAAAAACAGGATGCGCTGGTGGCACTCAGACAGCAGCTGGATGATCTCAGGGCTCTAAAGCATGAACTGTCTTTCAAGCTGCAG AGTTCAGACATGGGAGTGAAACAGAAGAGTGAATTAAACAGCCgcttggaagaaaaaacaaatcagatGGCTGCCACCATCAAACAGCTGGAACAAAG ATTGCGACAGGCAGAGAAGGACCGGCAGCTGGCCCAGCAGGACAACCGGCTCTTCAAGCAGGAGTTTGGGGACAAAATCAACAGCCTCCAGCTGGAAGTGGAAGAGCTCTCCAGGCAGCG GAGCCACCTAGAACTGGAGCTAAGGCGGGAAAGAGACAGATGGTCTCACAGTCACCAGCGCAgccaagaaagcaaaaaaggcCCAAAGAATTGGCTCAGACAG GATGGGAAGCTCAAAATCCAGGAAGAAAATCCTAAACTGAAGCAGCCGCTGGGAGAGAACAGTGTCCTGCCACACAG GTCAGCCAGCGGCAGGCAGGAAGAGCAG GAGCAGCTGTCGGGGCCTGGACACGCCGAgatctgccagctctgccaggaagAGGACAGCCGGAGCCAAAGAAAG AACATCTGCAAGAACTGTGGGGGCATCTTCTGTGAAGCCTGCTCGGTGCACGAGCTGCCCCTCCCGTCCAGCATCAACCCCGAGCGCGTCTGCAATCCCTGCCACCAGCGGCTCATCCAGCAGTATTCCAGCAGCCCTTTGTAG
- the RUFY3 gene encoding protein RUFY3 isoform X2 — protein MPTPTTDKITQAAMETIYLCKFRVSMDGEWLCLRELDDISLTPDPEPTHEDSWEDLTDVVEQLRDDTEDPNYLMANERMNLMNMAKLSIKGLIESALNLGRTLDSDYAPLQQFFVVMEHCLKHGLKAKKTFLGQNKSFWGPLELVEKLVPEAAEITASVKDLPGLKTPVGRGRAWLRLALMQKKLSEYMKALINRKDLLSEFYEPNALMMEEEGAIIAGLLVGLNVIDANFCMKGEDLDSQVGVIDFSMYLKDGNSTKGSEGDGQITAILDQKNYVEELNRHLSATVNNLQAKVDALEKSNTKLTEELAVANNRIITLQEEMERVKEESSYILESSRKATKDRTADGQALTEARKQLKEETQLRLDVEKELEAQIGMRQEMELAMKMLEKDVCEKQDALVALRQQLDDLRALKHELSFKLQSSDMGVKQKSELNSRLEEKTNQMAATIKQLEQRLRQAEKDRQLAQQDNRLFKQEFGDKINSLQLEVEELSRQRSHLELELRRERDRWSHSHQRSQESKKGPKNWLRQDGKLKIQEENPKLKQPLGENSVLPHRSASGRQEEQEQLSGPGHAEICQLCQEEDSRSQRKNICKNCGGIFCEACSVHELPLPSSINPERVCNPCHQRLIQQYSSSPL, from the exons ATGCCAACCCCCACCACAGACAAGATCACTCAGGCTGCCATGGAGACCATCTATCTTTGCAAATTCCGCGTGTCGATGGATGGAGAGTGGCTGTGCTTGCGCGAGCTGGATGACATCTCGCTGACACCCGACCCCGAGCCTACCCACGAAG ACTCTTGGGAGGATTTGACAGATGTGGTGGAGCAATTGCGCGATGACACCGAAG ACCCGAATTACCTCATGGCTAACGAACGCATGAACCTGATGAACATGGCCAAGCTGAGCATCAAGGGGCTGATCGAGTCCGCGCTGAACCTGGGCCGCACGCTGGACTCGGACTATGCCCCCCTGCAGCAGTTCTTTGTGGTGATGGAGCACTGCCTCAAGCACGGCCTCAAAG CCAAAAAGACTTTTCTCGGACAAAACAAGTCATTTTGGGGACCTCTGGAATTAGTAGAAAAACTTGTTCCTGAGGCTGCAGAGATTACAGCAAGTGTTAAGGATCTCCCAGGGCTGAA GACACCTGTGGGCAGAGGAAGAGCTTGGCTTCGCTTGGCTCTGATGCAGAAGAAACTTTCAGAGTACATGAAAGCCTTGATTAACAGAAAGGATCTTCTCAG TGAATTTTACGAGCCCAATGCACTGATGATGGAAGAGGAAGGTGCCATCATTGCTGGCCTCCTCGTAGGTCTGAATGTCATCGATGCCAACTTCTGCATGAAGGGAGAGGACTTGGACTCCCAG gtcGGAGTTATCGATTTCTCCATGTATTTGAAAGACGGGAACAGCACGAAAGGCAGCGAGGG agATGGTCAGATAACTGCTATTTTGGACCAGAAGAACTATGTAGAAGAACTCAATAGACATCTAAG TGCTACAGTAAACAACCTGCAGGCCAAGGTGGATGCCTTGGAGAAATCCAACACAAAGCTGACCGAAGAG CTTGCAGTTGCCAACAACAGGATCATTACACTGCAGGAAGAGATGGAGCGGGTTAAGGAGGAAAGTTCCTACATCCTGGAGTCCAGTCGTAAG GCCACCAAAGACAGAACTGCTGACGGGCAGGCACTGACTGAGGCACGgaagcagctgaaggaggagaCTCAGCTGCGCCTG GACgtggagaaggagctggaggcgCAGATCGGGATGCGGCAGGAGATGGAGCTGGCCATGAAGATGCTGGAGAAGGATGTCTGTGAAAAACAGGATGCGCTGGTGGCACTCAGACAGCAGCTGGATGATCTCAGGGCTCTAAAGCATGAACTGTCTTTCAAGCTGCAG AGTTCAGACATGGGAGTGAAACAGAAGAGTGAATTAAACAGCCgcttggaagaaaaaacaaatcagatGGCTGCCACCATCAAACAGCTGGAACAAAG ATTGCGACAGGCAGAGAAGGACCGGCAGCTGGCCCAGCAGGACAACCGGCTCTTCAAGCAGGAGTTTGGGGACAAAATCAACAGCCTCCAGCTGGAAGTGGAAGAGCTCTCCAGGCAGCG GAGCCACCTAGAACTGGAGCTAAGGCGGGAAAGAGACAGATGGTCTCACAGTCACCAGCGCAgccaagaaagcaaaaaaggcCCAAAGAATTGGCTCAGACAG GATGGGAAGCTCAAAATCCAGGAAGAAAATCCTAAACTGAAGCAGCCGCTGGGAGAGAACAGTGTCCTGCCACACAG GTCAGCCAGCGGCAGGCAGGAAGAGCAG GAGCAGCTGTCGGGGCCTGGACACGCCGAgatctgccagctctgccaggaagAGGACAGCCGGAGCCAAAGAAAG AACATCTGCAAGAACTGTGGGGGCATCTTCTGTGAAGCCTGCTCGGTGCACGAGCTGCCCCTCCCGTCCAGCATCAACCCCGAGCGCGTCTGCAATCCCTGCCACCAGCGGCTCATCCAGCAGTATTCCAGCAGCCCTTTGTAG
- the RUFY3 gene encoding protein RUFY3 isoform X6, protein MSALTPQSDMPTPTTDKITQAAMETIYLCKFRVSMDGEWLCLRELDDISLTPDPEPTHEDPNYLMANERMNLMNMAKLSIKGLIESALNLGRTLDSDYAPLQQFFVVMEHCLKHGLKAKKTFLGQNKSFWGPLELVEKLVPEAAEITASVKDLPGLKTPVGRGRAWLRLALMQKKLSEYMKALINRKDLLSEFYEPNALMMEEEGAIIAGLLVGLNVIDANFCMKGEDLDSQVGVIDFSMYLKDGNSTKGSEGDGQITAILDQKNYVEELNRHLSATVNNLQAKVDALEKSNTKLTEELAVANNRIITLQEEMERVKEESSYILESSRKATKDRTADGQALTEARKQLKEETQLRLDVEKELEAQIGMRQEMELAMKMLEKDVCEKQDALVALRQQLDDLRALKHELSFKLQSSDMGVKQKSELNSRLEEKTNQMAATIKQLEQSEKDLVKQAKTLNSAANKLIQKHH, encoded by the exons ATGTCTGCTCTGACGCCTCAAAGCGACATGCCAACCCCCACCACAGACAAGATCACTCAGGCTGCCATGGAGACCATCTATCTTTGCAAATTCCGCGTGTCGATGGATGGAGAGTGGCTGTGCTTGCGCGAGCTGGATGACATCTCGCTGACACCCGACCCCGAGCCTACCCACGAAG ACCCGAATTACCTCATGGCTAACGAACGCATGAACCTGATGAACATGGCCAAGCTGAGCATCAAGGGGCTGATCGAGTCCGCGCTGAACCTGGGCCGCACGCTGGACTCGGACTATGCCCCCCTGCAGCAGTTCTTTGTGGTGATGGAGCACTGCCTCAAGCACGGCCTCAAAG CCAAAAAGACTTTTCTCGGACAAAACAAGTCATTTTGGGGACCTCTGGAATTAGTAGAAAAACTTGTTCCTGAGGCTGCAGAGATTACAGCAAGTGTTAAGGATCTCCCAGGGCTGAA GACACCTGTGGGCAGAGGAAGAGCTTGGCTTCGCTTGGCTCTGATGCAGAAGAAACTTTCAGAGTACATGAAAGCCTTGATTAACAGAAAGGATCTTCTCAG TGAATTTTACGAGCCCAATGCACTGATGATGGAAGAGGAAGGTGCCATCATTGCTGGCCTCCTCGTAGGTCTGAATGTCATCGATGCCAACTTCTGCATGAAGGGAGAGGACTTGGACTCCCAG gtcGGAGTTATCGATTTCTCCATGTATTTGAAAGACGGGAACAGCACGAAAGGCAGCGAGGG agATGGTCAGATAACTGCTATTTTGGACCAGAAGAACTATGTAGAAGAACTCAATAGACATCTAAG TGCTACAGTAAACAACCTGCAGGCCAAGGTGGATGCCTTGGAGAAATCCAACACAAAGCTGACCGAAGAG CTTGCAGTTGCCAACAACAGGATCATTACACTGCAGGAAGAGATGGAGCGGGTTAAGGAGGAAAGTTCCTACATCCTGGAGTCCAGTCGTAAG GCCACCAAAGACAGAACTGCTGACGGGCAGGCACTGACTGAGGCACGgaagcagctgaaggaggagaCTCAGCTGCGCCTG GACgtggagaaggagctggaggcgCAGATCGGGATGCGGCAGGAGATGGAGCTGGCCATGAAGATGCTGGAGAAGGATGTCTGTGAAAAACAGGATGCGCTGGTGGCACTCAGACAGCAGCTGGATGATCTCAGGGCTCTAAAGCATGAACTGTCTTTCAAGCTGCAG AGTTCAGACATGGGAGTGAAACAGAAGAGTGAATTAAACAGCCgcttggaagaaaaaacaaatcagatGGCTGCCACCATCAAACAGCTGGAACAAAG TGAAAAGGATTTGGTGAAACAGGCAAAAACCTTAAATAGTGCAGCAAACAAACTGATCCAGAAGCATCATTAG
- the RUFY3 gene encoding protein RUFY3 isoform X5, whose translation MSALTPQSDMPTPTTDKITQAAMETIYLCKFRVSMDGEWLCLRELDDISLTPDPEPTHEDSWEDLTDVVEQLRDDTEDPNYLMANERMNLMNMAKLSIKGLIESALNLGRTLDSDYAPLQQFFVVMEHCLKHGLKAKKTFLGQNKSFWGPLELVEKLVPEAAEITASVKDLPGLKTPVGRGRAWLRLALMQKKLSEYMKALINRKDLLSEFYEPNALMMEEEGAIIAGLLVGLNVIDANFCMKGEDLDSQVGVIDFSMYLKDGNSTKGSEGDGQITAILDQKNYVEELNRHLSATVNNLQAKVDALEKSNTKLTEELAVANNRIITLQEEMERVKEESSYILESSRKATKDRTADGQALTEARKQLKEETQLRLDVEKELEAQIGMRQEMELAMKMLEKDVCEKQDALVALRQQLDDLRALKHELSFKLQSSDMGVKQKSELNSRLEEKTNQMAATIKQLEQSEKDLVKQAKTLNSAANKLIQKHH comes from the exons ATGTCTGCTCTGACGCCTCAAAGCGACATGCCAACCCCCACCACAGACAAGATCACTCAGGCTGCCATGGAGACCATCTATCTTTGCAAATTCCGCGTGTCGATGGATGGAGAGTGGCTGTGCTTGCGCGAGCTGGATGACATCTCGCTGACACCCGACCCCGAGCCTACCCACGAAG ACTCTTGGGAGGATTTGACAGATGTGGTGGAGCAATTGCGCGATGACACCGAAG ACCCGAATTACCTCATGGCTAACGAACGCATGAACCTGATGAACATGGCCAAGCTGAGCATCAAGGGGCTGATCGAGTCCGCGCTGAACCTGGGCCGCACGCTGGACTCGGACTATGCCCCCCTGCAGCAGTTCTTTGTGGTGATGGAGCACTGCCTCAAGCACGGCCTCAAAG CCAAAAAGACTTTTCTCGGACAAAACAAGTCATTTTGGGGACCTCTGGAATTAGTAGAAAAACTTGTTCCTGAGGCTGCAGAGATTACAGCAAGTGTTAAGGATCTCCCAGGGCTGAA GACACCTGTGGGCAGAGGAAGAGCTTGGCTTCGCTTGGCTCTGATGCAGAAGAAACTTTCAGAGTACATGAAAGCCTTGATTAACAGAAAGGATCTTCTCAG TGAATTTTACGAGCCCAATGCACTGATGATGGAAGAGGAAGGTGCCATCATTGCTGGCCTCCTCGTAGGTCTGAATGTCATCGATGCCAACTTCTGCATGAAGGGAGAGGACTTGGACTCCCAG gtcGGAGTTATCGATTTCTCCATGTATTTGAAAGACGGGAACAGCACGAAAGGCAGCGAGGG agATGGTCAGATAACTGCTATTTTGGACCAGAAGAACTATGTAGAAGAACTCAATAGACATCTAAG TGCTACAGTAAACAACCTGCAGGCCAAGGTGGATGCCTTGGAGAAATCCAACACAAAGCTGACCGAAGAG CTTGCAGTTGCCAACAACAGGATCATTACACTGCAGGAAGAGATGGAGCGGGTTAAGGAGGAAAGTTCCTACATCCTGGAGTCCAGTCGTAAG GCCACCAAAGACAGAACTGCTGACGGGCAGGCACTGACTGAGGCACGgaagcagctgaaggaggagaCTCAGCTGCGCCTG GACgtggagaaggagctggaggcgCAGATCGGGATGCGGCAGGAGATGGAGCTGGCCATGAAGATGCTGGAGAAGGATGTCTGTGAAAAACAGGATGCGCTGGTGGCACTCAGACAGCAGCTGGATGATCTCAGGGCTCTAAAGCATGAACTGTCTTTCAAGCTGCAG AGTTCAGACATGGGAGTGAAACAGAAGAGTGAATTAAACAGCCgcttggaagaaaaaacaaatcagatGGCTGCCACCATCAAACAGCTGGAACAAAG TGAAAAGGATTTGGTGAAACAGGCAAAAACCTTAAATAGTGCAGCAAACAAACTGATCCAGAAGCATCATTAG